In one Rhodoligotrophos defluvii genomic region, the following are encoded:
- a CDS encoding GNAT family N-acetyltransferase: MIPDPPPQEWHKDGYCLSTDRRRLDLAIILKFLAEDSYWGQGMTLPLLERALQGSLPMGIYARDGSMAGFGRVVTDYAVFAYLRDVFVLPDHRGKGLATWLAVAIRDHPALATVSTWLLATKDAQTVYQRAGYQPVPHPEYYMIIRKPLA; the protein is encoded by the coding sequence GTGATACCCGATCCGCCTCCGCAGGAATGGCACAAGGATGGCTATTGCCTCAGCACCGACCGCCGCCGGTTGGACCTCGCGATCATTCTGAAATTCCTGGCCGAGGACTCCTACTGGGGGCAAGGCATGACGCTGCCGCTTCTGGAGCGTGCCCTGCAAGGCTCCCTCCCCATGGGCATCTATGCGCGCGACGGCTCCATGGCGGGGTTCGGGCGTGTCGTTACGGATTATGCGGTGTTCGCCTATCTTCGCGACGTCTTCGTTCTCCCGGATCACCGCGGCAAGGGCCTCGCCACCTGGCTGGCCGTCGCCATTCGCGACCATCCGGCGCTCGCGACCGTCAGCACCTGGCTGCTCGCCACCAAGGATGCGCAGACGGTTTACCAGCGGGCAGGCTACCAGCCGGTGCCACATCCGGAATACTACATGATCATCCGCAAGCCACTGGCATAG
- a CDS encoding alpha/beta hydrolase family protein — translation MRFLLDGPVHGAATLLLAHGAGAPMDSASMTAVAKALADEGLRVARFEFGYMAARRQGQRKPPPRAESLMPEYVAAAEALGAPGPLIIGGKSMGGRVASMVADELYGQGKIAGLLCLGYPFHPPGKPAQLRTAHLLALETPALIVQGTRDEFGTYEEVGAYKLSNRIELLWLEDGDHDLRPRRSISGYSAADHMRTMARAVRAWVERIAAP, via the coding sequence GTGAGATTTCTGCTCGACGGTCCTGTACATGGCGCAGCGACGCTGCTCCTTGCACATGGGGCAGGAGCGCCGATGGACTCGGCCTCGATGACTGCCGTCGCCAAGGCGCTGGCGGATGAAGGCTTGCGGGTGGCGCGGTTCGAGTTCGGCTATATGGCCGCGCGCCGCCAGGGGCAGCGAAAGCCGCCGCCACGCGCTGAGAGCCTGATGCCCGAATATGTTGCCGCCGCCGAGGCGCTCGGCGCGCCGGGCCCCTTGATCATCGGCGGGAAATCGATGGGCGGCCGCGTCGCGTCCATGGTGGCCGACGAGCTCTATGGCCAGGGGAAAATCGCGGGCCTGCTCTGCCTCGGCTATCCCTTTCACCCGCCCGGAAAACCAGCACAGTTGCGGACCGCCCATCTCCTGGCCCTCGAGACCCCTGCCCTGATCGTCCAGGGCACGCGCGATGAATTCGGCACGTATGAGGAGGTTGGCGCCTATAAGCTGTCGAACCGGATCGAGCTGCTATGGCTCGAGGATGGCGACCACGACTTGAGGCCGCGCAGAAGCATCTCCGGCTATTCCGCAGCCGACCACATGAGGACGATGGCGCGAGCGGTGAGGGCTTGGGTCGAGCGCATCGCTGCGCCGTGA
- the minE gene encoding cell division topological specificity factor MinE, whose product MNLWNLFKRRDSAPVARERLQLLLAYERSNRDQPDLIAVLHKEIMAVITKHVQVDHDNVQVTMDRGEKVSTLEIDIQIPNAAAMAVVAL is encoded by the coding sequence ATGAACCTGTGGAACCTCTTCAAGCGCCGTGACAGCGCGCCCGTGGCCCGCGAGCGCCTGCAGCTGCTGCTCGCTTACGAACGCAGCAACAGAGACCAGCCCGACCTGATTGCCGTGCTGCACAAGGAGATCATGGCCGTGATCACCAAGCACGTCCAGGTCGACCATGACAATGTGCAGGTGACCATGGACCGTGGAGAAAAGGTATCGACGCTGGAAATCGATATCCAGATCCCCAATGCAGCCGCGATGGCTGTGGTCGCCCTCTAG
- the minD gene encoding septum site-determining protein MinD: protein MGKVVVVTSGKGGVGKTTSTAALGAALAQNGKRVALIDFDIGLRNLDLVMGAERRVVFDLVNVIQGVAKLSQALIRDKRVDTLFLLPASQTRDKDALTEEGVADVIGSLREVFDYVFCDSPAGIERGAQLAMRFADEAVIVTNPEVSSVRDSDRIIGLLDAKTLKAERGESVGKHVLVTRYDAGRATRGEMLRIEDIVEILSTPLLGIVPESQGVLRASNIGSPVTLSEPNNPAACAYLDAARRLEGEDLPLVLPLEKKGFLGRLLGRRAA from the coding sequence ATGGGCAAAGTCGTTGTAGTCACATCCGGCAAGGGAGGCGTCGGCAAGACCACCTCCACTGCCGCACTCGGCGCGGCCCTGGCGCAGAACGGGAAGAGAGTTGCCCTCATCGACTTCGACATCGGTCTGCGCAATCTCGACCTGGTCATGGGCGCCGAGCGGCGGGTGGTGTTCGATCTCGTCAACGTCATCCAGGGCGTGGCGAAGCTCTCTCAGGCGCTGATCCGCGACAAACGGGTGGACACACTGTTCCTGCTCCCCGCCTCGCAAACACGCGACAAGGACGCGCTCACCGAGGAGGGCGTCGCCGATGTGATCGGCAGCCTGCGCGAAGTGTTCGACTACGTCTTCTGCGACAGCCCGGCGGGCATAGAGCGCGGCGCCCAGCTGGCGATGCGCTTCGCCGACGAGGCAGTGATCGTGACGAACCCGGAAGTGAGCTCCGTGCGGGATTCCGACCGCATCATCGGCCTGCTGGACGCCAAGACCTTGAAGGCCGAGCGCGGAGAGAGCGTCGGCAAGCACGTCCTCGTCACGCGCTATGACGCCGGGCGGGCGACGCGGGGCGAAATGCTCCGAATAGAGGATATCGTCGAGATCCTGTCCACGCCCCTCTTGGGGATCGTTCCGGAAAGCCAAGGGGTGCTCCGGGCCTCCAATATCGGCTCGCCGGTGACCCTCAGCGAGCCAAACAATCCGGCCGCATGCGCCTATCTCGATGCTGCAAGACGGCTTGAAGGCGAGGACCTGCCGCTCGTCCTGCCGCTGGAGAAGAAGGGCTTCCTCGGCCGTCTCCTGGGAAGGAGGGCAGCATGA
- the minC gene encoding septum site-determining protein MinC, which translates to MNCATPVQKKSIRFRARSFVAFALTPEPPLTEWLRGLDRWTENSPGFFTRRPVVLDLNVLKPANVSEIEGLISELAERGIRIYAIEAYGLDGLGPDLPPLLTGAKEASLGGLDVQPAQNGKAASPARPEERQDARSLLIKSPVRSGQSVFHPHGDVIILGSVSSGSEIIAGGSIHVYGALRGCAFAGATGNAEARIFCLKNEAELLAVDGWYRTAEDMDSSSRGRPVQAFLENGVIWVAPLT; encoded by the coding sequence GTGAATTGCGCCACGCCCGTCCAGAAGAAATCCATACGCTTTCGAGCGCGCTCGTTCGTCGCCTTCGCACTCACGCCAGAGCCTCCTCTGACGGAGTGGCTGCGAGGGCTGGATCGCTGGACCGAGAACTCTCCGGGCTTCTTTACCCGCCGCCCGGTGGTGCTCGATCTGAACGTCCTGAAGCCGGCGAATGTCAGCGAGATCGAAGGTCTGATCTCTGAACTCGCGGAGCGCGGGATCCGGATCTATGCGATCGAGGCCTACGGCCTGGATGGCCTGGGGCCCGACCTGCCTCCGCTGCTCACCGGGGCGAAGGAAGCGAGCCTCGGCGGGCTGGACGTGCAGCCCGCGCAGAACGGAAAGGCTGCCTCGCCTGCCAGACCGGAAGAACGCCAAGATGCGCGTTCCCTGCTCATCAAGTCACCCGTCCGATCGGGGCAATCGGTGTTTCATCCTCATGGGGATGTGATCATCCTCGGCTCGGTCAGCTCCGGATCCGAGATCATCGCAGGGGGATCCATTCACGTCTATGGCGCGCTGCGGGGATGCGCCTTCGCCGGTGCGACGGGAAATGCGGAGGCGCGCATCTTCTGCCTGAAGAATGAAGCCGAGCTTCTGGCGGTGGACGGCTGGTACCGCACGGCGGAAGACATGGATTCATCCTCGCGCGGCAGACCGGTACAAGCCTTTCTCGAGAACGGCGTGATTTGGGTCGCCCCGCTCACGTAA
- a CDS encoding NAD(P)/FAD-dependent oxidoreductase, giving the protein MQPAYDVVIVGGGVIGSAVAYFLSANADFGGKVAVVERDPYYTASSSSLSTSAIRQQFGTRPNIEMSAYSIAFLRQVKERLSVDGYEADIGLREPGYLILGGKEDVAIFESRNAVQKACGFDAELLSPAELGQRYPWLNTEDLGIGSYGPEKEGWFDGPALLQAFRRKARAQGVEYIADTVVGLDMAAPGHIGAVQLASGGRLATGIVVNAAGAWSGGIARMAGIDLPVVPRKRCIFVFETPAEIASCPFIFDTSGTVVRPEGHLYICGITPPRDNAPDDFGLDVDYDLFDELIWPALAHRVPGFEQLRLLRAWAGLYEYNTFDHSAVIGRHPEVTNLILATGFSGHGMMHSPAAGAGVSELITYGDCRSIDLTPFAFERIAENRRIEEHVY; this is encoded by the coding sequence ATGCAGCCAGCCTATGACGTCGTGATTGTCGGTGGGGGGGTCATTGGCAGCGCGGTCGCGTATTTCCTGTCCGCCAATGCGGATTTCGGCGGCAAGGTGGCTGTGGTGGAGCGCGATCCCTATTACACGGCCTCGTCGTCGTCGCTGTCCACAAGCGCGATCCGGCAGCAGTTCGGAACAAGACCCAATATCGAGATGTCCGCCTACAGCATCGCGTTTCTGCGCCAGGTCAAGGAGCGCCTCAGCGTGGACGGCTATGAGGCGGATATCGGCCTGAGAGAGCCCGGATACCTGATCCTGGGCGGAAAAGAAGATGTCGCCATCTTCGAGAGCCGGAACGCGGTGCAGAAAGCGTGCGGCTTCGATGCCGAACTGCTCAGCCCGGCAGAACTCGGCCAGCGCTACCCCTGGCTGAATACGGAGGATCTCGGCATAGGCTCATATGGTCCGGAAAAGGAAGGCTGGTTCGACGGCCCTGCCCTGCTGCAGGCGTTCAGGCGGAAGGCGCGGGCGCAAGGCGTGGAATACATCGCGGATACGGTTGTCGGGCTGGACATGGCGGCTCCGGGCCATATCGGCGCGGTTCAACTGGCCAGTGGAGGCCGGCTCGCGACCGGGATCGTCGTGAATGCAGCCGGCGCCTGGAGCGGCGGCATCGCGCGGATGGCAGGCATCGACCTGCCCGTGGTGCCCAGAAAGCGCTGCATCTTCGTGTTCGAGACCCCGGCCGAGATTGCGAGCTGTCCGTTCATCTTCGACACGAGCGGCACCGTCGTCCGGCCCGAGGGCCATCTCTATATCTGCGGGATCACGCCTCCGCGCGACAACGCGCCGGACGATTTCGGGCTCGATGTGGACTACGATCTATTCGACGAACTCATCTGGCCGGCGCTCGCCCACCGCGTGCCCGGTTTCGAGCAGCTTAGACTGTTGCGGGCGTGGGCGGGCCTGTACGAGTACAACACTTTCGACCACAGTGCCGTCATCGGGCGCCACCCCGAGGTGACGAACCTCATCCTCGCCACCGGATTCAGCGGCCACGGCATGATGCACTCGCCTGCAGCCGGAGCAGGCGTCAGCGAGCTGATTACCTACGGCGATTGTCGCTCGATCGATCTCACCCCGTTCGCGTTCGAACGGATTGCCGAGAACCGGCGGATCGAGGAGCACGTCTACTGA
- a CDS encoding 4'-phosphopantetheinyl transferase family protein yields MTSRLDGRDAHLWQFETTCIGVEPLLGLLTDDEQARAERFRRAEDRARFVIGRAMLRQLLGRYLDRAPGDIHLHTTDGGKPVLPDMPQLSFSVSHSGGHVVLALSRAGSVGIDVERVRDVADLDSMIGRCFSTRERALIDASAGNERLLAFFRAWTRKEAFLKMLGTGLVDALDQIDCSPCADRTLQVSGPQGCARLAWHEYQPSLDHIAALVCENPDIRVSLHRPGWFVPLL; encoded by the coding sequence ATGACCTCGAGGCTGGACGGGCGCGACGCGCATCTCTGGCAGTTCGAGACCACTTGCATTGGTGTTGAGCCGCTGCTCGGCTTGCTGACCGATGACGAGCAGGCGAGAGCCGAGCGCTTTCGCCGGGCCGAGGATCGGGCGCGGTTCGTCATCGGCCGCGCCATGCTGAGACAGCTTCTCGGGCGATATCTCGATCGGGCTCCGGGAGACATTCATCTGCACACGACCGATGGGGGAAAGCCGGTATTGCCGGACATGCCCCAGCTGAGCTTCAGCGTGTCGCATTCGGGCGGCCATGTCGTTCTCGCCCTTTCCCGAGCGGGGTCGGTCGGCATCGATGTCGAGCGGGTGCGGGACGTTGCTGATCTCGACAGCATGATCGGGCGCTGTTTCAGCACCAGGGAGCGGGCACTCATCGACGCGTCGGCGGGAAACGAGAGGCTGCTGGCATTCTTCCGTGCCTGGACCCGGAAGGAGGCCTTCCTGAAAATGCTCGGCACCGGCCTCGTGGACGCCCTGGATCAGATCGATTGCAGCCCCTGTGCGGACCGCACGCTGCAGGTCTCCGGCCCCCAGGGCTGCGCGCGGCTCGCATGGCACGAATACCAACCTTCGTTGGATCACATTGCCGCGCTGGTGTGCGAGAACCCGGACATTCGCGTGTCGCTGCACCGGCCCGGCTGGTTCGTTCCCCTTCTCTGA
- a CDS encoding ABC transporter ATP-binding protein: MTTSFQPGETVIEVRGAQKIYKSGDQEVIALADLSLDLRAGELTGIMGPSGSGKTTFLMIAGLLEPPTRGEVLFAGQVIADPGTKPNTLREFRRSHFGYVFQKANLIPFLTAAENVQVALEISARSRNSRREAVELLDQLGIGHRCDNYPSQLSGGEQQRVSIARALANDPVLLLADEPTAALDGHLGRHVMRQFRELADHRGVAVCVITHDPRWIDLFDRVVEMSDGRIDAWIYPRGGYARDIPLPPQPPLRSLR, from the coding sequence ATGACGACGAGCTTTCAGCCCGGCGAGACGGTGATCGAGGTTCGCGGCGCGCAGAAGATTTACAAGAGCGGGGACCAGGAAGTCATTGCATTGGCGGACCTCAGCCTCGATCTGCGCGCGGGCGAGCTTACGGGCATCATGGGGCCGAGCGGCTCGGGCAAGACGACGTTCCTGATGATCGCGGGGCTTCTGGAGCCGCCCACGCGCGGCGAGGTTCTGTTCGCCGGCCAGGTGATCGCTGATCCCGGGACAAAGCCCAACACGTTGCGGGAGTTTCGCCGCTCGCATTTCGGCTATGTCTTCCAGAAGGCCAATCTCATTCCCTTTCTGACGGCGGCGGAAAACGTGCAGGTGGCCCTAGAGATCAGCGCGCGCTCGCGCAACTCCCGGCGCGAGGCCGTGGAGCTGCTCGATCAGCTCGGGATTGGCCACCGATGCGACAACTACCCCTCGCAGCTCTCCGGCGGCGAGCAGCAGCGGGTCTCCATCGCCCGCGCGCTTGCCAACGACCCCGTCCTGCTTCTTGCGGACGAGCCGACCGCCGCGCTGGACGGCCATCTCGGCCGTCACGTCATGCGACAGTTCCGGGAGCTTGCCGACCACCGCGGCGTGGCGGTCTGCGTCATCACCCACGACCCGCGCTGGATCGACCTGTTCGATCGGGTGGTCGAGATGAGCGACGGACGGATCGATGCCTGGATCTATCCCCGCGGTGGGTATGCGCGCGACATCCCTCTGCCGCCGCAACCGCCATTGAGAAGCCTCCGATGA
- a CDS encoding ABC transporter permease, with product MNLAAKDLRFSPVRFILTALGVGMLLGATMGMIGLYRGIVYEALLIINDIGADLWVVEGGRGGPFAETSAVSATLDRRVEGVPGVKSVRRFIQYNQQYSFNGKPLRLAVTGIDFPKDTGSWIPLIAGRYFYSSRYEAIADQSTGLQMGDVIRLGRDDYTVVGISVGQVDMAGDGMFFVTIPDAQAINRVLPSEAILLNRVASALNRTGYSQAGSIGAVIVEARPGIDPESIKERIERWGDVSVLTRADQQSLLLDGRLWRLRVQILAFTAMTLLVSGSVVALTIYTMTLEKIPHIALLKLIGARDRTIVGMIVQQAMIIAGAGFALAIALSVTVYPHFPRTVLLEVPDLAGIGAVLLAITLVASWFAIRRALVVRAQEVLS from the coding sequence GTGAACCTTGCGGCGAAAGACCTGCGGTTCAGCCCTGTGCGCTTCATCCTGACGGCGCTCGGCGTCGGCATGCTGCTCGGCGCCACCATGGGCATGATCGGCCTCTATCGCGGCATCGTCTATGAGGCGCTCCTGATCATCAACGATATCGGCGCCGACCTGTGGGTGGTGGAAGGCGGCCGCGGCGGTCCTTTCGCGGAGACATCGGCCGTCTCGGCAACGCTGGATCGCCGCGTGGAAGGGGTTCCGGGGGTCAAGTCCGTGCGCCGGTTCATCCAGTACAATCAGCAATATTCGTTCAACGGGAAGCCCCTGCGGCTTGCCGTCACCGGCATCGATTTCCCCAAGGACACCGGTAGCTGGATTCCGCTGATCGCCGGCCGGTATTTCTACTCCAGCCGCTACGAGGCCATCGCCGACCAGTCCACCGGCCTGCAGATGGGCGATGTGATTCGCCTTGGCCGCGACGACTACACCGTGGTCGGCATTTCGGTCGGCCAGGTGGACATGGCGGGCGACGGCATGTTTTTCGTCACCATACCGGATGCGCAAGCCATCAACCGGGTGCTGCCGAGCGAGGCGATTTTGCTGAACCGCGTCGCATCCGCCTTGAACCGCACCGGCTACAGCCAGGCCGGCAGCATCGGTGCGGTCATCGTGGAGGCTCGCCCCGGCATCGACCCGGAATCCATAAAGGAGCGGATCGAGCGGTGGGGTGACGTCTCGGTGCTCACCCGGGCGGACCAGCAGTCGCTGCTGCTGGACGGGCGGCTGTGGCGGCTGCGGGTCCAAATCCTGGCCTTCACGGCGATGACGCTGCTCGTGTCCGGCAGCGTGGTGGCCCTCACCATCTACACCATGACGCTGGAAAAAATTCCGCATATCGCGCTGCTGAAACTGATCGGCGCCAGAGACCGAACGATCGTTGGAATGATCGTTCAGCAGGCGATGATCATCGCCGGCGCCGGCTTTGCTCTGGCCATCGCGCTGTCGGTCACCGTATATCCGCACTTTCCGAGAACCGTGCTCCTCGAGGTGCCCGACCTTGCCGGCATCGGCGCCGTGCTCCTGGCCATCACACTGGTTGCCAGCTGGTTCGCCATCCGCCGCGCGCTCGTGGTGAGGGCGCAGGAGGTGCTGTCATGA
- a CDS encoding efflux RND transporter periplasmic adaptor subunit translates to MLKPPEHFRPAQDRLSGRARIEPRSYRERLPKGFFRVAAMLLVACSGTGLLAGWYLVPTSVDAHVVHQRMMGLEMTGPGLLDAINRVTITARIQGFLTAINADRNDRVTTGQVLATLESTDLENELAAAKATAESTLRAVAEAESTRDRASISFDKAKRDYDRRLPLLKSKTVSEAEFSVVEAAYKEAEADLVRAGTSVQRAQAEAAAAAANVKVLEARLAEATIRSPLNGVVVFRERNVGDLLMPGAALMQIVDPATIIVSARFDESAMGGIKPGQDARVTFASEPGRTFEGKVLRLSRQVDQETREFTVDITLKELPRNWAMGQRTHVTVLGASTTTAIAVPQNYITRRDNRAGVWVDRDGRAVWTPVTLGYLSGTDVQITHGLSEGDAVLDPEGRYPYEPVSPSRKTQ, encoded by the coding sequence GTGCTGAAACCACCAGAACACTTCCGCCCGGCGCAGGACAGGCTCAGCGGGCGGGCGCGCATCGAGCCGCGTTCATACAGGGAACGCCTGCCGAAGGGGTTCTTCCGCGTCGCAGCCATGCTGCTGGTGGCCTGCTCCGGGACAGGGCTGCTCGCCGGCTGGTACCTCGTTCCAACCTCGGTTGATGCCCATGTGGTGCATCAGCGCATGATGGGCCTGGAGATGACCGGCCCCGGGCTTCTCGATGCGATCAACCGGGTGACGATCACCGCCCGGATTCAAGGCTTTCTCACGGCGATCAATGCCGACCGCAACGACAGGGTCACCACAGGCCAGGTGCTGGCGACGCTCGAATCCACCGATCTCGAGAACGAGCTGGCGGCGGCCAAGGCCACGGCGGAATCGACGCTGCGGGCGGTGGCGGAGGCGGAGAGCACGCGGGACCGGGCGAGCATCTCCTTCGACAAGGCGAAACGCGACTACGACCGGCGGCTGCCGCTGCTGAAATCCAAAACGGTGTCGGAAGCGGAATTTTCCGTGGTCGAGGCGGCCTACAAGGAGGCCGAGGCGGATCTGGTCCGGGCCGGGACCAGCGTGCAGCGAGCGCAGGCGGAGGCCGCTGCGGCCGCCGCCAATGTGAAGGTGCTGGAGGCACGGCTGGCGGAAGCCACCATCCGCTCGCCCCTAAACGGGGTCGTCGTGTTTCGGGAGCGCAATGTGGGCGACCTGCTGATGCCCGGCGCCGCGCTGATGCAGATCGTCGACCCGGCCACGATCATCGTTTCCGCGCGCTTCGACGAATCCGCCATGGGCGGCATAAAGCCTGGTCAGGATGCCCGGGTGACCTTCGCGTCGGAGCCAGGCCGCACTTTCGAGGGCAAGGTGTTGCGCCTCAGCCGCCAAGTCGACCAAGAGACCCGGGAGTTCACCGTCGATATAACCCTGAAGGAACTGCCCCGGAATTGGGCCATGGGCCAGCGCACCCATGTCACCGTCCTCGGCGCATCGACCACGACAGCCATCGCCGTCCCGCAAAATTACATCACGCGGCGGGACAACCGCGCCGGGGTGTGGGTCGACCGAGACGGGCGCGCCGTCTGGACGCCGGTCACGCTCGGCTATCTCAGCGGAACGGACGTGCAGATCACCCACGGCCTCAGTGAAGGCGATGCCGTGCTCGATCCCGAAGGCCGGTATCCTTACGAGCCTGTTTCACCGAGCAGGAAGACGCAGTGA